The following coding sequences lie in one Moritella viscosa genomic window:
- a CDS encoding hypothetical protein (CDS lacks appropriate translational start site. 300 bp upstream of the suggested start codon has been checked by PCR and resequencing and is believed to be correct), whose product MYLSNPENDYANKDTLKILPSTNALDGSEIVACSWEIGNINVSDNCEYKLAENEHLSPITVSVKLTYNGMTSKTLTKTFNKAFPIEQVSNSYSKVTLFNNGEVLEWDHILDDSELAYHAEHRFEKIPVNENMSIKKIFATNFAFAGIKEDGSFYLWGPKTKNDAQITSINSEGINKVHALNKSFIILTNVGNVYLIGKDSHVEQLNISNIINIFGVNNSIATESSSGDTCILNIDKGTTTCASLIGNIRSFSELNDYYLGNYAILTDLGYLYRWGSLAKEPAELVEQNIKKLINNDNAYAYLTLDNSVGAWGNSSYGGSFVYDYYTFEKKHFEKSKVCVSKLYGDDPVCGWGKKQITVPAHYKPVKKVTHYNLVDALINVKTIVAASQSFAALTLDGKVITWGSVFSGGNIYSDTVNHTNELNNIVDITANVAGYSAIGEDGKVISWQGIWDLDVEIVFGEYNKYYYYDSNRPSHVNFLDLYSVGVVDGVNQFKSNDGAYLFAKEYQSTKNSYSMVNTWGYKDFGGGFNLKKKKIAGKIDRVISRKKGFTIYTDNGSIYDIENERGFRQIATSR is encoded by the coding sequence ATTTATTTGTCTAACCCAGAGAATGATTATGCCAACAAAGACACCCTAAAAATCCTACCATCAACTAATGCTCTCGATGGTTCAGAAATCGTAGCGTGTTCTTGGGAAATTGGAAATATAAACGTTTCAGATAATTGTGAATATAAACTTGCTGAAAATGAGCACCTTTCGCCAATTACGGTTTCGGTGAAGCTCACTTACAATGGCATGACATCAAAAACATTAACTAAGACCTTTAATAAAGCATTTCCAATTGAGCAAGTATCTAATAGTTATAGTAAAGTGACGTTGTTCAACAATGGCGAAGTGCTTGAATGGGATCATATACTTGATGATAGTGAACTTGCTTATCATGCAGAACATAGATTTGAGAAAATTCCAGTCAATGAAAATATGAGCATTAAGAAAATATTTGCTACTAACTTTGCATTTGCAGGTATTAAAGAAGATGGCAGTTTTTATCTTTGGGGTCCCAAAACTAAAAATGATGCTCAAATAACTTCTATTAACTCGGAGGGAATCAATAAAGTCCATGCTCTGAATAAAAGTTTCATCATATTAACCAATGTTGGCAATGTGTACCTCATAGGAAAAGACAGTCATGTTGAACAATTGAACATAAGCAACATCATTAATATATTCGGAGTCAATAATAGCATCGCAACGGAATCAAGCAGTGGTGATACGTGCATTCTTAACATCGATAAAGGCACGACAACATGTGCGAGTTTGATTGGCAATATTCGCAGCTTTTCTGAGCTCAACGACTACTATTTAGGTAACTACGCAATCTTAACGGATCTGGGGTACCTCTACCGATGGGGTTCTCTTGCGAAAGAGCCAGCAGAATTAGTTGAACAAAATATAAAGAAACTGATTAATAACGATAACGCATATGCTTACTTAACACTGGATAATAGCGTTGGTGCATGGGGTAATTCGTCTTATGGTGGCTCTTTCGTCTACGATTATTATACGTTCGAGAAAAAACACTTCGAAAAGTCAAAGGTTTGCGTCAGTAAACTTTATGGCGATGATCCGGTTTGCGGATGGGGTAAAAAACAAATCACTGTACCTGCCCATTATAAACCGGTTAAGAAAGTAACCCATTATAACTTAGTTGATGCGTTAATTAATGTTAAAACTATCGTCGCTGCGTCACAATCTTTTGCAGCTTTAACACTAGATGGTAAAGTCATTACTTGGGGTAGTGTGTTTAGCGGTGGAAATATTTATTCCGATACGGTGAATCATACGAATGAACTAAACAATATTGTTGATATTACAGCTAATGTAGCCGGTTACTCGGCAATAGGTGAAGACGGAAAAGTAATATCATGGCAAGGTATATGGGATCTTGATGTCGAAATAGTGTTTGGCGAATACAATAAATATTATTACTACGATAGTAACAGGCCTAGTCACGTTAATTTTTTAGACCTTTACAGTGTGGGAGTAGTGGACGGAGTGAATCAATTCAAGAGCAATGACGGCGCATACTTATTTGCAAAAGAATACCAGTCAACTAAGAACTCTTATTCCATGGTGAACACATGGGGTTATAAAGACTTTGGTGGTGGTTTTAATTTAAAAAAGAAAAAAATTGCCGGTAAAATAGATCGTGTGATTTCTAGGAAAAAGGGGTTCACCATATATACTGACAATGGCAGCATATATGATATCGAGAATGAACGTGGTTTCAGACAGATCGCGACTTCTAGGTAG
- the adhB gene encoding alcohol dehydrogenase 2, whose translation MSNVFYMPPVTLMGPNAIQSLGAELASKEFKKALIVTDSVLVKIGLISALTNELKAHNLDFVIYDDVKPNPTEKNIEDGLGLLAKSQCDFVISFGGGSSHDAAKGIALVATNGGHIRDYSKGVHLSKKPQLPLVTVNTTAGTASEMTIFAIVTIPEDETKYPVVDKHFTPIIAVNDSELMVAMPKSLTAATGMDALTHAVEAYVSTAATPITDASAIKAIELIVQHLETAVNDGENRPARDAMQYGEYLAGMAFSNASLGYVHSMAHQLGGAYDLPHGLCNAILLAEVSRFNAQIVPERFVDITKAMGIDTTGMSQQQAVDAGLVAIDALSEKVGTKQRLADLGVTEDKLEFMAQNALNDACSLTNPRQASLAEIVDIFKARM comes from the coding sequence ATGAGCAATGTATTTTACATGCCACCAGTCACCCTAATGGGTCCTAATGCTATTCAATCTTTAGGTGCTGAATTAGCATCAAAAGAATTTAAGAAAGCACTCATCGTTACCGATAGCGTGCTAGTTAAAATTGGTTTGATAAGTGCTTTAACGAATGAACTAAAAGCCCATAACTTAGACTTTGTTATTTATGATGACGTCAAACCAAATCCAACGGAAAAAAACATCGAAGATGGCCTTGGATTACTCGCTAAAAGCCAATGTGACTTTGTAATCTCCTTTGGTGGCGGTTCTTCTCACGATGCTGCGAAAGGTATTGCACTTGTTGCGACTAATGGTGGTCATATCCGTGATTACTCAAAAGGTGTTCACTTATCTAAGAAGCCTCAACTGCCTTTAGTTACCGTTAATACAACTGCAGGTACAGCCTCTGAAATGACTATATTTGCCATTGTGACAATACCTGAAGATGAAACTAAATACCCAGTAGTTGATAAGCACTTTACGCCTATCATTGCGGTAAACGATTCTGAATTAATGGTTGCAATGCCTAAGTCATTAACTGCCGCTACTGGTATGGACGCATTAACTCACGCAGTTGAAGCCTATGTATCAACGGCCGCTACGCCAATTACCGATGCTTCGGCTATTAAAGCGATTGAGTTAATTGTTCAACACCTTGAAACAGCGGTAAACGATGGTGAAAACCGTCCAGCCCGTGACGCAATGCAATACGGTGAATACCTCGCAGGCATGGCGTTCTCAAATGCTTCTTTAGGTTATGTTCACTCAATGGCACATCAGTTAGGCGGTGCTTATGACCTACCACACGGTCTGTGTAATGCGATCCTATTAGCTGAAGTTTCACGCTTTAATGCTCAAATTGTTCCTGAACGCTTTGTTGATATTACTAAAGCAATGGGAATTGATACTACGGGAATGAGTCAACAACAAGCTGTTGATGCCGGTCTTGTTGCAATTGATGCACTGTCTGAAAAAGTGGGGACAAAACAACGTTTAGCAGACCTTGGTGTGACAGAAGATAAACTTGAATTTATGGCACAAAATGCCTTGAATGACGCTTGTTCTCTGACTAATCCTCGCCAAGCAAGTCTTGCTGAAATTGTTGACATATTTAAAGCTCGCATGTAA